From the Pontiella agarivorans genome, one window contains:
- the gcvT gene encoding glycine cleavage system aminomethyltransferase GcvT: MMKKTPLHTQHQQLGARMGEFGGWDMPIQYAGILDEHDHTRNHASVFDICHMGEFELYGKTALRDLEHLLTCNIRSLKIGQVRYGFMLNEAGGVMDDLTCYRLDENRYMLVVNAGTLEKDAEWIQSHLSAETIFVDLSAETAKLDVQGPESRDVLEEVFGCTLPELEYFRFKEFHACEASTIISRTGYTGELGYEIYLPNDAAIRLWEKLVAHPYCEPAGLGARDTLRLEMGYALYGHELNEERSPSEMTRGLFIDRNKQYIGKQRVMQDLGEPQNLLVGLRFQSKRAAREGDKVFSGDREIGVVTSGSLAPSLGVAVAMGYVEHAFSRVGKELEVEIRGRRFPAEIVDLPFYKKGTARVS, translated from the coding sequence ATGATGAAGAAAACGCCGCTGCATACGCAGCATCAGCAATTGGGCGCCCGTATGGGGGAATTCGGCGGATGGGATATGCCGATTCAGTATGCGGGTATTCTCGATGAACACGATCATACCCGGAATCACGCTTCCGTATTTGATATCTGCCACATGGGCGAATTTGAACTTTATGGAAAAACTGCGCTCCGGGATCTGGAACATCTACTGACCTGCAACATCCGGTCTTTAAAAATCGGGCAGGTTCGCTATGGCTTCATGCTGAATGAAGCGGGAGGAGTGATGGATGATCTTACCTGCTATCGGCTGGATGAAAACCGCTACATGCTGGTCGTCAATGCCGGAACGCTCGAAAAGGATGCGGAATGGATTCAGAGTCACCTGTCCGCCGAAACGATTTTTGTCGATCTCTCGGCCGAGACCGCCAAGCTGGATGTCCAAGGTCCGGAATCGCGCGATGTGCTTGAAGAGGTATTCGGCTGCACTCTTCCGGAGCTCGAATATTTCCGGTTCAAAGAGTTCCATGCCTGCGAAGCTTCAACCATCATCAGCCGGACCGGCTATACCGGCGAACTGGGCTACGAAATCTATCTGCCGAACGATGCTGCGATCCGGTTGTGGGAAAAGCTGGTGGCGCATCCCTATTGCGAACCTGCCGGCCTCGGCGCGCGCGATACACTGCGTCTGGAAATGGGCTATGCGCTTTATGGCCATGAGTTGAATGAAGAGCGTTCCCCCTCCGAAATGACGCGCGGTCTGTTTATTGATCGAAATAAGCAATATATCGGAAAACAACGTGTCATGCAGGATCTTGGAGAACCGCAGAATCTGTTGGTCGGTCTCAGGTTTCAATCAAAACGGGCTGCTCGTGAGGGCGATAAGGTTTTTTCCGGGGACCGCGAAATCGGTGTTGTCACCAGTGGATCGCTGGCCCCGAGTCTGGGGGTAGCCGTTGCCATGGGATATGTTGAACATGCTTTTTCCAGGGTCGGGAAAGAGCTGGAAGTTGAAATCCGCGGCCGGCGTTTTCCAGCCGAAATCGTTGATCTGCCGTTTTATAAAAAAGGAACCGCAAGGGTATCATGA
- a CDS encoding sensor histidine kinase — translation MLRMQRRFLHHSNTIRKGPKRRKQIWSYIDCRTICFRNGAPQIKVGQIRMNARESKQALTYGILWLGYIVATFLLFPRLNITCVLPLIPLIGLGAWLYGTTAGLWMTLLSLFHNFALTGIVYADQVTYYQYTFNGYIIIIAISYLVGHLRTIQTGLKSKHAELDQLVKLRNRKLDELTTKLLSESERFKTRFGQELHDSIGQQLTGIQLLSASLTEQLLEERNRDAALSDRILSRAAGVHIQIRKISRMLFPVKISSTGLIPALNELSSTLNSIKNTTLHISCSSIDLPLPDDIALQLYRICQEISLHAIDKLHVTNIDIRVTERQECVQLHIAYKRNPPNTEMTPPDISQLIRYRLARINGTLLSSDPSPDCVLECAIPLNSAYSGAAA, via the coding sequence ATGCTGCGTATGCAGCGGCGTTTTCTTCATCATAGCAACACCATACGAAAAGGTCCGAAGCGCCGCAAACAAATATGGTCCTATATAGACTGTCGCACGATTTGCTTTCGTAATGGCGCGCCTCAGATTAAGGTGGGTCAAATAAGGATGAATGCACGCGAATCAAAACAGGCTCTGACATACGGCATACTCTGGCTCGGCTACATCGTAGCGACCTTTCTGCTGTTTCCCCGTCTGAATATTACATGCGTGCTTCCTCTGATCCCCCTGATCGGCCTCGGTGCCTGGCTCTACGGAACAACGGCCGGTCTCTGGATGACATTGCTATCCCTGTTCCACAATTTTGCACTAACGGGAATCGTTTATGCGGATCAGGTTACGTATTACCAATATACGTTCAACGGCTATATCATAATCATCGCCATTTCCTACCTGGTCGGCCATCTGCGCACCATACAAACCGGCCTGAAAAGCAAACACGCCGAACTGGACCAACTCGTCAAACTCCGAAACCGGAAGCTGGATGAGCTGACCACCAAACTACTCTCCGAATCAGAACGTTTTAAAACCCGGTTTGGCCAGGAATTGCACGACAGCATCGGTCAGCAGCTTACCGGCATCCAACTCCTGAGCGCCTCCCTGACCGAGCAACTGCTGGAGGAACGCAATCGGGATGCCGCACTCTCCGACCGCATATTATCGCGTGCAGCCGGGGTACACATACAGATTAGAAAGATTTCACGCATGCTCTTTCCGGTCAAAATCAGTTCCACCGGCCTGATTCCTGCGCTCAATGAACTTTCTTCTACGCTGAACAGCATCAAAAATACAACACTGCACATTAGCTGCTCGAGCATCGACTTACCCCTTCCGGACGACATCGCCTTGCAACTGTACCGCATATGTCAGGAAATAAGCCTTCACGCCATCGATAAACTGCACGTAACAAATATCGACATCAGGGTCACTGAACGTCAGGAATGCGTCCAGCTGCATATCGCATACAAAAGAAATCCGCCAAATACCGAGATGACACCGCCCGATATTTCGCAACTGATTCGCTATCGGCTGGCACGTATTAACGGCACCCTGCTTTCCTCAGACCCTTCCCCCGACTGCGTGCTGGAGTGTGCCATTCCTCTCAACTCTGCATATTCTGGGGCAGCGGCATGA
- a CDS encoding sensor histidine kinase, protein MYPLLNVNAAIPSFALIAVTAWTFGTKAGLIATLINMIYHAYLLSFFYGDQFVCYQTKLTSPILYITISYVAGYLRQNYDGIRKLNQELDSLVRKRDQELTWLSNELLENAENRRVALGQELHDGIGQQLTGIKLISSSLESQLKHEPETPADLTAKLSQKASNAHNDIRMIARTLFPVRIAQVGLYSALNEMISCYAELHQKSMHVIECSDLRGMTETLALQLYRMCQECCTFLLEHSNANLILLTLKIVNDNYVVEIEHNGQVEIEDETCSIYNLIRYRADKICGTLQTTDHDTSGRSVIYFKVPLPTH, encoded by the coding sequence ATGTATCCCCTATTAAATGTAAATGCCGCCATTCCAAGCTTTGCACTGATTGCTGTAACAGCATGGACTTTCGGCACTAAAGCCGGCCTCATCGCCACACTGATTAATATGATATACCATGCTTATTTATTAAGCTTCTTCTACGGCGATCAATTCGTATGCTACCAGACAAAACTCACCAGCCCCATACTTTATATCACCATCTCTTATGTAGCCGGATATTTGCGCCAAAACTATGACGGTATTCGCAAGCTGAATCAGGAACTCGACAGTCTGGTCCGCAAACGCGATCAGGAACTGACTTGGCTGAGCAATGAACTCCTCGAAAACGCAGAAAACAGACGGGTGGCACTGGGACAGGAACTTCACGACGGCATCGGCCAACAGCTCACTGGAATTAAACTGATCAGCTCCTCATTGGAAAGCCAGCTGAAACATGAACCGGAAACTCCGGCCGATCTGACCGCAAAGCTTTCCCAAAAAGCATCAAATGCTCACAACGATATCCGCATGATTGCCCGCACACTGTTTCCGGTCCGCATTGCTCAGGTCGGTCTATATTCCGCTTTGAATGAAATGATCTCCTGCTATGCCGAACTGCACCAAAAATCAATGCATGTAATCGAATGCTCAGACCTGCGCGGAATGACCGAAACTCTGGCGCTCCAGCTCTACCGAATGTGCCAGGAATGCTGTACCTTCCTTCTGGAGCACAGCAATGCAAATCTGATCCTCCTTACCCTCAAAATCGTCAATGACAATTATGTCGTCGAAATCGAACACAACGGGCAAGTCGAGATAGAGGATGAAACCTGCTCGATCTACAACCTCATCCGTTACCGGGCCGACAAGATCTGCGGAACCCTCCAGACGACAGACCATGATACCTCCGGTCGATCGGTCATTTACTTTAAAGTTCCACTACCCACACACTGA
- a CDS encoding carbon starvation CstA family protein — protein sequence MNSLIIAASAAVLYIIAYHTYGRFLGRKIFKVDPGAKCPSETHHDGIDFVATDKTVLFGHHFTSIAGTGPIVGPAIAVIWGWAPALIWILVGSIFMGAVHDFGSMMISLRHQGRTIGDIAGTVINPRVKSLFMLIIFFALWLVIAIFGVVIAAVFAIFPESVIPVWLQLPIAIWLGFMVYKKGKSHITYGIIATILMYATIIIGAYVPVNMPEAFGMSSVGIWVIALLIYAYVASTLPVTVLLQPRDYINAFQLCIAMALLLLGIIVTHPPMIAPATNLDAAGAPNLFPILFITVACGAISGFHCLVSSGTSSKQCDAETSAQPISYGGMLLEGMLAIIVIIACAAGIGLGLEKDGTTYTGVAAFNQQYSSWAAAGGLGAKIEAFVTGAANMISGIGLPKGVVLTLMGVFVASFAATTLDTATRLQRYIISEIAETVKVPALGKTHPATFIAVATALALAFSSGGGKGALALWPLFGAVNQLLGGLALLVITVWLARKKINIIFTALPMVFMIAMTVWGMSLNLFSYYADEKWLLFVIGSIITVLQTWMIIEGAVVLAKLRRN from the coding sequence ATGAATTCATTGATTATTGCCGCATCTGCCGCTGTACTGTACATTATCGCCTATCACACTTACGGGCGGTTTCTTGGTCGTAAAATTTTCAAAGTCGATCCCGGTGCCAAATGCCCAAGTGAAACGCATCACGACGGCATTGACTTTGTGGCCACCGACAAAACCGTACTTTTCGGACACCACTTCACCTCTATCGCCGGCACCGGGCCCATCGTCGGCCCCGCCATCGCCGTCATCTGGGGATGGGCCCCTGCACTGATCTGGATCCTGGTCGGCTCCATCTTTATGGGAGCAGTTCATGACTTCGGCTCCATGATGATTTCCCTGCGTCATCAGGGCCGGACCATCGGTGACATTGCCGGAACCGTGATCAATCCACGTGTAAAATCGCTTTTCATGCTCATCATCTTTTTTGCCCTTTGGCTGGTGATTGCGATTTTCGGCGTGGTGATTGCCGCCGTTTTTGCCATTTTCCCGGAATCGGTCATTCCGGTATGGCTGCAGCTGCCCATCGCCATCTGGCTCGGATTCATGGTGTATAAAAAAGGGAAATCGCACATCACCTATGGTATCATTGCCACCATCCTGATGTATGCCACCATCATTATCGGTGCATATGTTCCGGTCAATATGCCCGAAGCCTTCGGCATGAGCAGCGTCGGCATCTGGGTGATTGCCCTGCTGATTTACGCCTACGTCGCCTCCACCCTTCCAGTCACCGTGCTCCTTCAGCCGCGCGACTACATCAATGCCTTCCAGCTCTGCATCGCCATGGCCCTGCTGCTCCTGGGCATCATCGTCACCCACCCGCCCATGATCGCTCCGGCCACCAACCTCGACGCCGCAGGCGCGCCGAATCTCTTCCCCATCCTTTTCATCACGGTAGCCTGTGGAGCCATTTCCGGGTTCCACTGTCTGGTCTCCTCCGGCACCTCTTCCAAACAGTGCGATGCTGAAACCAGCGCCCAGCCCATCAGCTATGGCGGCATGCTGCTCGAAGGCATGCTGGCCATCATCGTCATCATCGCCTGCGCCGCCGGCATCGGACTCGGTCTGGAAAAAGACGGCACCACCTATACCGGCGTCGCCGCCTTCAACCAACAGTATTCCAGCTGGGCCGCAGCCGGCGGACTCGGCGCAAAAATTGAAGCTTTCGTGACCGGAGCCGCCAACATGATCTCCGGTATCGGCCTGCCGAAAGGCGTTGTCCTGACTCTCATGGGTGTATTTGTCGCCTCCTTCGCGGCCACTACACTCGACACCGCCACACGTCTCCAGCGATACATTATTTCAGAAATCGCTGAAACGGTGAAAGTTCCAGCCCTTGGAAAAACACACCCCGCCACATTCATTGCTGTTGCAACAGCTCTCGCTCTGGCCTTTTCGAGCGGCGGCGGAAAAGGGGCCCTTGCTTTATGGCCGCTTTTCGGGGCGGTCAATCAGCTGCTCGGCGGTCTGGCCCTGCTGGTTATTACCGTCTGGCTCGCACGCAAAAAAATCAACATCATTTTCACCGCGCTGCCTATGGTCTTCATGATTGCCATGACGGTCTGGGGTATGAGCCTCAATTTGTTCTCCTATTATGCCGACGAAAAATGGCTTCTTTTCGTTATCGGCAGCATCATTACCGTTCTGCAAACCTGGATGATTATCGAAGGCGCGGTGGTACTCGCTAAACTCAGACGAAATTAG
- a CDS encoding sensor histidine kinase: MKKIGIKTYLAAWTIYIIFAFATFPQLTITVMLFSIPLTMLGGWIFLYRGALITTAITIPVHFLLLTTYSNDPEIIQESFNPFGIISQLIFSYGTALLRSLQLEYKRLNESLEELVLERTEDLEKLTQYLIDAQQLESRELNASLLKQPYNELKSMLATSQLLKLRLEELDHPRISDAEEISHVISSCIKQLRTMDENTLNLMPHGEDLQSSLSSLKKQSEQLYDVQFEIDDHPAWASIEDGKVRFLSEIIFEAVSNALRHAEPKRIKIGIQQDPLTTTVLIENDGRPFSSTTREGMGLPLMRFRASKIGAKLSIAPSHTLSTCVTCKFASNK; this comes from the coding sequence ATGAAAAAAATCGGAATAAAAACCTATCTGGCAGCATGGACCATATATATAATATTTGCGTTCGCAACCTTTCCTCAACTCACCATCACCGTCATGCTGTTTTCCATTCCCCTGACCATGCTGGGCGGATGGATTTTCCTGTATCGCGGCGCACTCATTACCACAGCAATCACAATCCCGGTCCACTTTCTTCTGCTGACCACGTATTCCAACGATCCTGAAATTATTCAGGAAAGCTTCAATCCGTTCGGGATCATTTCCCAATTAATTTTCTCATACGGAACCGCACTTCTGCGCTCCCTGCAACTGGAATACAAACGGCTCAATGAATCACTTGAGGAGCTCGTTCTTGAACGAACTGAAGACCTCGAAAAACTGACTCAATATCTGATTGATGCCCAGCAGCTCGAAAGCCGCGAACTGAATGCCAGTCTATTAAAACAACCCTACAATGAACTCAAATCCATGCTGGCCACCAGCCAGCTTCTGAAACTGCGTCTCGAGGAACTCGATCATCCCCGCATCTCCGATGCCGAAGAAATTTCACACGTCATCAGTTCATGCATTAAGCAACTTCGTACCATGGACGAAAATACGTTAAACCTCATGCCTCATGGCGAAGATCTTCAAAGTAGTTTGAGCAGCCTGAAAAAGCAGAGTGAGCAGCTGTATGATGTGCAATTTGAAATCGATGATCATCCAGCCTGGGCCTCAATAGAGGACGGCAAAGTCCGTTTTCTGAGCGAAATCATCTTTGAAGCAGTCTCAAATGCCCTGCGCCACGCAGAGCCGAAACGGATCAAAATCGGCATCCAGCAGGATCCCTTGACCACCACCGTGCTCATTGAAAATGATGGCCGACCCTTTTCCTCCACCACCCGCGAGGGCATGGGACTCCCCCTCATGCGCTTCCGCGCCTCCAAAATCGGAGCAAAACTCTCCATCGCCCCCTCACATACACTTTCCACCTGTGTTACATGTAAATTCGCGTCAAATAAGTAG
- a CDS encoding sulfatase family protein, producing the protein MTKLSLFLLLSLAALAHAATPPNILFIIADDASMNTFGAYGGTMIETPAFDRLAEDGAVFRQAYNCNPKCAPARACLVTGRYSWQLGAAANHWPAFPSEFKFYPHLLMEAGFHVGYTGKGWGPGSYPTEHNPAGPVYNTIKEKPKYKGINSVNYAANFEAFLNEKPAETPFCFWLGTYEPHRFYEKDSWKREGMKLEQAEVPPFYPDNETIRGDILDYALEVKHFDKHIGLAIQALEKRGLLDNTLILVTSDHGMPFPRIKGQIYEEGFHVPLIAYWKGIVEPGRTIEDFVSFPDVAPTILEAVGLQPHQQMTGKSFLNLLKSKESGQIDPTRNFVLLGKERHDTGRADGKGGTDLAYPVRAIRTKDFLYVHNIKPELWPAGNPEYGLRNVDNGPTKSYLTALQPDDPEYKFYEMSFGKRPEEELYQIRKDPNCMNNLAENPEYDALKKELRERMEKKLTAQGDPRTLGKGDIFDTYPYVGKPFDYETGEPVKNKKKN; encoded by the coding sequence ATGACGAAACTCTCACTGTTCCTATTGCTCTCGCTCGCGGCCCTTGCGCACGCAGCAACTCCGCCGAATATTCTGTTTATTATTGCCGATGATGCCTCCATGAATACCTTCGGGGCATATGGCGGAACCATGATTGAAACGCCGGCTTTTGACCGACTTGCAGAGGATGGGGCTGTCTTCAGACAGGCCTATAACTGCAACCCGAAATGTGCTCCGGCCCGTGCCTGTCTGGTGACCGGCCGCTACAGCTGGCAACTTGGAGCCGCAGCCAACCACTGGCCCGCATTTCCTTCCGAATTCAAATTTTATCCACACCTCCTTATGGAGGCCGGTTTCCATGTGGGTTATACCGGAAAAGGATGGGGCCCGGGCTCGTACCCAACTGAGCACAATCCGGCCGGACCGGTGTATAACACCATTAAAGAAAAACCGAAATACAAAGGCATAAACTCCGTAAACTATGCTGCAAATTTCGAAGCCTTTCTGAATGAAAAACCTGCGGAAACCCCATTCTGCTTCTGGCTCGGAACCTATGAACCCCACCGGTTCTATGAAAAAGATTCCTGGAAACGTGAGGGAATGAAGCTTGAGCAGGCCGAAGTGCCGCCCTTCTATCCAGACAACGAAACCATACGCGGCGATATTCTCGACTACGCATTGGAAGTGAAACATTTCGATAAACACATCGGGCTGGCCATCCAGGCCTTGGAAAAACGGGGACTTCTGGATAACACCCTGATTCTGGTCACATCCGACCATGGTATGCCTTTCCCTCGCATCAAAGGGCAGATCTACGAAGAAGGCTTTCATGTCCCCCTCATCGCCTACTGGAAAGGCATTGTCGAACCGGGCCGGACCATCGAGGATTTTGTCAGCTTCCCGGATGTTGCTCCGACCATTTTGGAAGCCGTCGGCCTGCAGCCTCATCAGCAGATGACCGGAAAAAGTTTTCTCAATTTGCTGAAATCAAAAGAATCCGGACAGATTGATCCTACCCGAAATTTCGTCCTGCTGGGTAAGGAACGGCACGACACCGGACGGGCCGATGGAAAAGGCGGAACCGATCTCGCCTATCCGGTGAGGGCCATCCGCACAAAAGATTTTCTCTATGTGCACAATATCAAACCGGAACTCTGGCCTGCCGGAAATCCCGAATACGGCCTGCGCAACGTAGATAACGGGCCGACAAAATCCTATCTCACTGCGCTGCAGCCGGATGATCCGGAATACAAGTTCTATGAAATGAGTTTCGGAAAACGTCCTGAAGAGGAACTCTACCAAATCCGGAAAGATCCGAACTGCATGAATAATCTGGCCGAAAACCCGGAATACGATGCGCTTAAAAAAGAACTCCGTGAACGTATGGAGAAAAAATTGACTGCCCAGGGCGATCCACGCACGCTCGGAAAGGGAGACATTTTTGACACCTATCCCTATGTTGGGAAACCCTTTGATTATGAAACGGGCGAACCGGTTAAAAACAAAAAGAAAAATTAA
- the folE gene encoding GTP cyclohydrolase I FolE — MEHLYQEILSSVGEDPSREGLLDTPKRAAKAMEFLTKGYHQKLEDVINDAIFTVEDNHMIIVKDIELYSLCEHHMLPFFGKCHIGYIPEGKVLGVSKLARIVDHFARRLQIQERLTNQVATTLMNTVTPEGVGVVIEAQHLCMMMRGVEKQNSCMVTSAMLGSFRRDQSTRNEFLKLIGK, encoded by the coding sequence ATGGAGCATTTATATCAAGAGATTCTAAGCAGCGTAGGCGAAGACCCCTCCCGCGAAGGCCTGCTCGACACCCCAAAACGGGCAGCAAAAGCCATGGAATTTCTCACAAAAGGCTATCACCAGAAACTTGAGGATGTCATCAACGACGCCATTTTCACCGTTGAAGACAACCACATGATCATCGTCAAAGACATCGAGCTCTACAGCCTCTGCGAACATCACATGCTTCCCTTCTTCGGAAAATGCCATATCGGCTACATCCCCGAAGGTAAGGTCCTCGGCGTCAGCAAACTGGCCCGGATCGTCGATCATTTTGCCCGTCGTCTTCAGATTCAGGAGCGGCTCACCAATCAGGTAGCCACCACCCTCATGAACACCGTCACCCCCGAAGGCGTCGGCGTCGTGATCGAAGCCCAGCACCTTTGTATGATGATGCGCGGCGTCGAAAAGCAAAACTCCTGCATGGTCACTTCCGCCATGCTCGGCAGCTTCCGCCGCGACCAATCCACCCGAAACGAATTTCTCAAACTCATCGGGAAATAA
- a CDS encoding sulfatase family protein, with product MKYALIFTALLAGAGLCRADKADRPNIIWLMSEDMGLDLECYGMPAVKTPNLNKMAEEGMLFKRAYVANPICSPSRSSMMVGCSQTLFDAQHHRSNRDKPIPEPYKPFTVFLRDAGYTCILGSEYVYSYGQKIDCNFKTEPTGPYDGVENFGLFDKLNVITPEDQPFFQQIQHKVTHRGDWWNKIRSESEHPVSVEDVVLPPWITDTPETRYDWAAYLDTVEYMDNEVGIILEDLKTKGLDQNTIVVFIADNGRCNLRGKGYLHESGTHIPMIVWGPGLIEPGQVIEDIVMTTDITATILKLAGAEMPDYLDGNPIFGVENPVYREYARSARDIWDEIDECSRSITTRKFSYIKNLMPEVPWDAHQAYLDLNRPAIHVMRKLKAEGKLSGAQLAYMADSKPPEELYDLEKDPDQLNNLATNPEYAEVLQHMRTYEEQWESANHDMGLADLGKRVPEMTMEWAAQTEAGVKKRAPDLWKRLEAGELMETQQFKKYRDDRQPKNKKSKTK from the coding sequence ATGAAATATGCACTGATTTTCACCGCGTTGCTGGCCGGAGCCGGCCTCTGCCGGGCTGACAAAGCCGACCGGCCCAATATTATCTGGCTGATGTCTGAGGATATGGGACTTGATCTGGAATGCTACGGCATGCCGGCCGTCAAAACACCGAACCTCAATAAAATGGCCGAGGAGGGCATGCTCTTCAAACGCGCCTACGTCGCCAATCCGATTTGCTCCCCGAGCCGCTCGTCCATGATGGTCGGCTGCAGCCAGACCCTGTTCGATGCGCAGCACCACCGTTCCAACCGCGACAAACCGATTCCGGAACCCTATAAACCGTTCACTGTTTTTCTGCGTGATGCCGGCTATACCTGCATTCTCGGCAGTGAATATGTCTACAGTTACGGCCAGAAAATTGACTGCAATTTCAAGACTGAACCCACCGGCCCCTACGACGGAGTCGAAAACTTCGGTCTGTTCGACAAACTCAACGTCATCACCCCCGAAGATCAGCCTTTTTTCCAGCAGATCCAGCACAAAGTGACCCACCGCGGAGACTGGTGGAATAAAATTCGAAGCGAATCAGAACACCCTGTATCCGTCGAAGATGTTGTTCTGCCGCCCTGGATCACCGACACGCCGGAAACCCGGTATGACTGGGCCGCGTATCTCGATACTGTTGAATATATGGACAACGAAGTCGGCATCATTCTCGAAGACCTCAAAACCAAGGGGCTCGACCAGAACACCATTGTTGTCTTCATCGCTGACAACGGCCGTTGCAACCTGCGCGGCAAAGGCTATCTTCACGAATCCGGAACCCATATTCCCATGATTGTCTGGGGCCCCGGGCTTATTGAACCGGGACAGGTCATTGAAGATATCGTCATGACCACCGACATCACCGCCACGATTCTGAAACTGGCCGGCGCCGAAATGCCGGACTATCTCGACGGGAATCCTATTTTCGGCGTCGAAAACCCGGTCTACCGCGAATATGCCCGTTCCGCTCGCGATATCTGGGACGAAATTGATGAATGTTCCCGGAGTATCACCACCCGGAAATTTTCCTATATCAAAAACCTCATGCCCGAAGTTCCATGGGATGCCCATCAGGCCTATCTCGACCTCAACCGCCCGGCAATCCATGTCATGCGTAAACTCAAAGCTGAAGGAAAACTCAGCGGTGCGCAACTCGCCTATATGGCGGATTCCAAGCCGCCCGAAGAACTCTACGATCTCGAAAAAGATCCGGACCAGTTGAACAACCTGGCCACGAATCCGGAATATGCCGAAGTCCTTCAGCATATGCGTACATACGAAGAACAGTGGGAATCCGCCAATCACGACATGGGCCTCGCCGACCTGGGCAAACGGGTGCCGGAAATGACCATGGAGTGGGCAGCACAGACCGAAGCCGGCGTCAAAAAACGGGCCCCCGATCTCTGGAAACGCCTGGAAGCCGGTGAGCTGATGGAAACCCAGCAGTTCAAAAAGTACCGCGATGACCGTCAACCGAAAAACAAGAAATCAAAAACGAAATGA
- a CDS encoding sulfatase — MKKIFLLSLLALSAQIFAGSIPPRHQPNIVLFFVDDWGWADMGLRQPDVFESPNIDKLMQQGTDFRQAYIATPTCSPSRGTLLTGQHPTRLELVRHIPNDEKHGFDKYGRTDEKYSYWDKDPAQVPGINWLPLEKTTYAEALKDLGYYNLFVGKWHLGHEPYHPIHQGFDRQIGTSNAGHPKSYYPPYFKNSDVLADEKEAYLTDKLTDETVKFIEEWDQEQPLMISLWYYSVHGPQIGRKDYLKHFQEKGLEGKYADYAAMVKSVDESIYRVRTALEKKGMTENTIIILLSDQGGAFDNPPFHGGKKSDTLYEGGARVPFVFNWPGVTQPGSVNNSIVQSTDLFPTLIEIAGGDPSTFKNLDGVSLVKTIRENSELQRSEPLIGYRAYEDLYASVREGDWKLLAYRSGLLKLYNIANDEGETTDLASSHPEKVEKLKSKLVNWEKEMKVEKYSGVQ; from the coding sequence ATGAAAAAAATATTCCTTCTCTCTCTTCTCGCACTATCCGCCCAGATTTTTGCCGGGTCCATACCGCCCCGGCATCAGCCGAACATCGTCCTCTTTTTTGTGGATGACTGGGGCTGGGCCGACATGGGGTTGCGGCAGCCCGACGTGTTTGAATCGCCCAATATCGATAAACTGATGCAACAGGGAACTGACTTCCGGCAAGCCTACATTGCCACACCGACCTGCAGCCCAAGTCGCGGCACATTGCTCACAGGCCAGCACCCGACCCGGCTAGAACTGGTCCGTCATATCCCGAATGACGAAAAACACGGCTTCGATAAATATGGACGTACCGATGAAAAATACAGCTATTGGGATAAGGATCCTGCACAGGTTCCCGGCATCAACTGGCTGCCCCTTGAGAAAACGACTTACGCCGAAGCATTAAAGGACCTGGGCTACTACAACCTGTTCGTCGGAAAATGGCACCTCGGCCACGAACCCTATCATCCGATCCATCAGGGATTTGATCGCCAGATTGGAACCTCCAATGCCGGCCATCCAAAATCGTACTATCCGCCTTATTTCAAAAATTCTGATGTATTGGCAGATGAGAAAGAAGCCTATCTGACAGATAAGCTCACTGATGAAACGGTTAAGTTTATCGAAGAATGGGATCAGGAACAGCCGCTCATGATTTCCCTTTGGTACTATTCGGTCCACGGCCCGCAGATCGGCCGAAAAGATTATCTGAAACATTTCCAAGAAAAAGGACTCGAGGGAAAATATGCCGATTATGCAGCCATGGTAAAATCCGTTGATGAATCGATCTATCGTGTCCGCACCGCCCTGGAAAAGAAAGGCATGACCGAAAATACCATCATTATTCTGCTCTCTGACCAAGGAGGAGCATTCGATAATCCCCCCTTCCACGGCGGCAAAAAAAGCGACACACTGTATGAAGGCGGCGCACGCGTGCCGTTCGTCTTTAACTGGCCGGGCGTTACCCAGCCGGGTTCAGTCAATAACAGTATCGTTCAATCAACCGACCTTTTTCCGACACTGATTGAAATCGCCGGTGGTGATCCTTCAACATTCAAAAATCTTGATGGCGTGTCACTCGTAAAAACCATACGGGAAAACAGCGAACTTCAACGCAGCGAGCCCCTCATTGGCTACCGCGCCTATGAAGATCTCTATGCCTCCGTTCGTGAAGGTGACTGGAAACTTCTCGCCTACCGCAGCGGTTTGCTGAAACTGTATAACATTGCCAATGACGAAGGAGAAACCACCGACCTCGCCTCCTCCCATCCCGAAAAAGTTGAAAAACTCAAAAGCAAACTGGTGAACTGGGAGAAAGAGATGAAGGTTGAAAAATATTCCGGCGTACAATAG